The Methyloferula stellata AR4 genome includes a window with the following:
- the rplK gene encoding 50S ribosomal protein L11 produces the protein MAKKITGYVKLQVPAGSANPSPPIGPALGQRGLNIMEFCKAFNAKTAQLEKGMPIPVVITAYADRSFTFEMKQPPVSYFLKKASGVQSGAKTTGRGFVGKVTRAQIKEIAEKKMPDLNCGTIEAAATMIEGSARSMGLEVVG, from the coding sequence ATGGCAAAGAAGATCACAGGTTATGTGAAGCTTCAGGTGCCGGCCGGCTCGGCAAATCCGTCGCCGCCGATCGGTCCCGCGCTCGGTCAGCGCGGCCTGAACATCATGGAATTTTGTAAGGCGTTCAACGCCAAGACGGCGCAGTTGGAGAAGGGGATGCCGATCCCTGTCGTCATCACCGCCTATGCCGACCGTTCCTTCACCTTCGAGATGAAGCAGCCGCCGGTCTCCTATTTTCTGAAAAAGGCGTCCGGCGTCCAATCCGGTGCGAAGACCACGGGCCGTGGCTTCGTCGGCAAGGTCACGCGCGCGCAGATCAAGGAGATTGCCGAAAAGAAAATGCCCGATTTGAATTGCGGCACGATCGAAGCGGCGGCCACGATGATCGAAGGATCCGCCCGTTCTATGGGCCTCGAGGTGGTGGGGTAA
- the rplA gene encoding 50S ribosomal protein L1, whose product MAHIGKRVVKTREGIERTKLYPITEAVKLVKDRANAKFDETVEIAMNLGVDPKHADQMVRGVVNLPNGTGRTLRVAVFARGAKADEAKAAGADIVGAEELVTTVQGGTIDFDRCIATPDMMPLVGRLGKVLGPRGLMPNPKVGTVTMDVTAAVKASKGGAVEFRVEKAGIIQGSVGKASFDEAKLIENIAAFVDAVAKAKPQGAKGTYIQRVAISSTMGPGVKVDPGTVIV is encoded by the coding sequence ATGGCACATATCGGAAAACGCGTCGTCAAGACCCGAGAGGGCATCGAACGGACCAAGCTTTACCCGATCACCGAGGCGGTAAAGCTGGTCAAGGATCGCGCCAATGCGAAATTCGACGAAACCGTCGAAATCGCCATGAACCTCGGCGTCGATCCCAAACACGCCGACCAGATGGTGCGCGGCGTGGTCAATCTGCCGAATGGTACCGGCCGCACCCTGCGTGTCGCGGTTTTCGCCCGCGGCGCCAAGGCGGATGAGGCCAAGGCGGCAGGCGCCGACATCGTCGGGGCCGAAGAGCTTGTCACCACGGTCCAAGGCGGCACGATCGATTTCGATCGCTGCATCGCCACCCCGGACATGATGCCGCTGGTCGGCCGTCTCGGTAAGGTCTTGGGCCCGCGCGGCCTGATGCCGAACCCGAAGGTGGGAACCGTGACAATGGACGTGACGGCCGCCGTCAAGGCATCCAAGGGCGGCGCCGTGGAATTTCGCGTCGAAAAGGCGGGAATCATCCAGGGCAGCGTCGGCAAAGCGTCGTTCGATGAGGCAAAACTTATTGAAAATATTGCTGCTTTTGTCGATGCTGTGGCTAAGGCCAAGCCGCAAGGCGCCAAGGGAACCTACATCCAAAGGGTGGCGATTTCCTCGACCATGGGGCCTGGCGTGAAGGTCGATCCCGGCACGGTGATCGTCTGA
- the rplJ gene encoding 50S ribosomal protein L10, whose amino-acid sequence MDREGKKKSVAALNEVFTKTSVVVVAHYKGLTVAQMQNLRKQMGAAGAKVQVAKNRLVKIAIDGTDTSSIADLMKGPTLIAYSDDPVAAPKVAVAFAKDNDKLVILGGAMGRTALDVNAVKNLATLPSLDELRAKLVGLIQAPATKLAQLTTAPAAKLARVFAAYADKDAA is encoded by the coding sequence GTGGACAGAGAGGGAAAGAAGAAATCCGTTGCGGCTTTGAACGAGGTCTTCACCAAGACCTCGGTCGTTGTCGTGGCGCATTACAAGGGTCTGACCGTGGCTCAGATGCAAAATCTGCGTAAGCAGATGGGCGCAGCCGGTGCCAAGGTTCAGGTCGCAAAAAACCGCCTCGTCAAGATCGCCATCGATGGGACTGATACGTCCTCGATCGCGGATTTGATGAAGGGGCCGACACTGATCGCTTATTCGGACGACCCGGTGGCAGCACCCAAGGTCGCCGTGGCTTTTGCCAAGGACAACGACAAGCTCGTGATCCTCGGCGGCGCCATGGGCCGCACAGCGCTCGACGTGAATGCCGTGAAGAATCTGGCGACGCTCCCGTCGCTCGACGAACTCCGCGCCAAGCTCGTCGGCCTGATCCAGGCTCCGGCTACGAAACTCGCTCAGCTCACGACGGCTCCGGCCGCGAAGCTCGCGCGTGTCTTCGCCGCCTATGCCGACAAGGACGCGGCCTGA
- the rplL gene encoding 50S ribosomal protein L7/L12, whose amino-acid sequence MANLEKIVEDLSSLTVLEAAELAKLLEEKWGVSAAAAVAVAAAPGGAAAAPVEEQTEFTVILAAAGDKKIEVIKEVRAITGLGLKEAKDLVEGAPKPVKEGATKDDAEKIKAQLEKAGAKVELK is encoded by the coding sequence ATGGCTAACCTTGAAAAGATCGTCGAAGACCTTTCGAGCCTCACCGTGCTTGAGGCTGCTGAGCTGGCGAAATTGCTGGAAGAAAAATGGGGTGTTTCCGCCGCCGCGGCTGTTGCGGTTGCGGCAGCTCCTGGCGGCGCCGCCGCTGCCCCGGTTGAGGAGCAGACGGAATTCACGGTCATTCTGGCCGCTGCTGGCGACAAGAAGATCGAAGTCATTAAGGAAGTTCGCGCCATTACGGGTCTCGGCCTGAAGGAAGCGAAGGACCTCGTCGAAGGCGCGCCGAAGCCTGTCAAGGAAGGCGCCACGAAGGATGATGCCGAGAAGATCAAAGCCCAGCTCGAAAAGGCCGGTGCCAAGGTCGAGCTCAAGTAA
- the rpoB gene encoding DNA-directed RNA polymerase subunit beta yields the protein MAQTFTGRKRVRKFFGHIREVAEMPNLIEVQKASYDQFLLVDEPQGGRPDEGLQSVFKSVFPIHDFSNTALLEFVKYEFEPPKYDVDECRQRGMTFAAPLKVTLRLIVFDVDPDTGARSVKDIKEQDVYMGDMPFMTMNGTFIVNGTERVIVSQMHRSPGVFFDHDKGKSHSSGKLLFAARIIPYRGSWLDIEFDAKDIVYARIDRRRKIPVSSLLFALGMDGEEILSTFYKTVIYTKDGDGWRIPFDPERMKGMKATVDLLDADTGEVVLETGKKLTVRTARQLVEKGLKFLKVLNEDLHGQYIASDLYNPSTGEIFAEAGDEITAKSLVALIDAGFDELPILDIDHINIGPYIRNTLAVDKNSSREEALFDIYRVMRPGEPPTLDTAEAMFHSLFFDPERYDLSAVGRVKMNMRMDLDAADTVRTLRKEDIIAVVRALVDLRDGRGEIDDIDHLGNRRVRSVGELMENQYRLGLLRMERAIKERMSSVDIDTVMPQDLINAKPAAAAVREFFGSSQLSQFMDQTNPLSEITHKRRLSALGPGGLTRERAGFEVRDVHPTHYGRICPIETPEGPNIGLINSLATFARVNKYGFIEAPYRRIRDGHLTDDVVYLSAMEEGKYYVAQANVLVDDNKALTEDLIVCRHAGDVMMVPRDRVDFMDVSPKQLVSVAAALIPFLENDDANRALMGSNMQRQAVPLVKADAPLVGTGMESVVARDSGAAIAARRTGFIDQVDATRIVVRATEEMDAGKPGVDIYRLMKFQRSNQSTCINQKPLVRVGDFVHKGDIIADGPSTDLGDLALGRNVLVAFMPWNGYNFEDSILLNERIVKDDVFTSIHIDEFEVMARDTKLGPEEITRDIPNVSEEALKNLDEAGIVYIGAEVQAGDILVGKITPKGESPMTPEEKLLRAIFGEKASDVRDTSLRVPPGVQGTIVEVRVFNRHGVEKDERAQAIEREEIERLAKDRDDELAILDRNVYTRLSEVLFGKKAVAGPKGFKKDTVLSKEILDGYPRSQWWTFAIEDDKLMAEIEAMRKQYDEAKKGLESRFLDKVEKLQRGDELPPGVMKMVKVFVAVKRKIQPGDKMAGRHGNKGVVSKIVPQEDMPFLADGQPVDIVLNPLGVPSRMNVGQILETHLGWACAGLGKQVAETVNSYMRNKDTQPLRSKLIEIYGDKDKQPIEDLDETTLLEVGENLMRGVPIATPVFDGAREKDIVEMLGKAGLDSSGQVTLFDGRTGESFDRKVTVGYIYILKLHHLVDDKIHARSIGPYSLVTQQPLGGKAQFGGQRFGEMEVWALEAYGAAYTLQEMLTVKSDDVAGRTKVYESIVRGDDTFESGIPESFNVLVKEMRSLCLNVELNSAIAPVNPLPPVEAAE from the coding sequence ATTGCGCAGACGTTCACTGGCCGTAAGCGTGTTCGCAAGTTCTTCGGGCATATCCGCGAAGTCGCGGAAATGCCGAATCTGATCGAAGTTCAAAAAGCTTCCTATGACCAATTCCTCCTGGTCGATGAGCCGCAAGGCGGACGCCCGGATGAAGGATTGCAGTCGGTTTTCAAATCGGTCTTCCCGATCCACGATTTCTCCAACACGGCGCTTCTCGAATTCGTCAAATACGAGTTCGAACCGCCGAAATATGACGTTGACGAATGCCGCCAGCGCGGGATGACCTTTGCCGCGCCCCTTAAGGTGACTTTGCGCTTGATCGTGTTCGATGTCGATCCCGACACCGGCGCGCGATCGGTCAAGGACATCAAGGAGCAGGATGTCTATATGGGCGATATGCCCTTCATGACGATGAACGGCACGTTTATCGTCAACGGCACCGAACGCGTCATCGTTTCGCAGATGCACCGCTCGCCGGGCGTCTTCTTCGATCACGACAAGGGCAAGAGCCATTCGTCGGGCAAGCTGCTGTTTGCCGCACGTATCATTCCCTATCGCGGGTCCTGGCTCGATATCGAATTCGACGCCAAGGATATCGTCTATGCGCGTATCGACCGGCGCCGCAAGATTCCGGTGTCGTCGCTTCTCTTCGCGCTCGGCATGGATGGCGAAGAGATCCTTTCGACCTTCTACAAGACCGTCATCTATACGAAGGACGGCGACGGCTGGCGCATTCCCTTTGATCCCGAGCGGATGAAGGGCATGAAGGCGACCGTCGATCTGCTCGACGCCGACACGGGCGAGGTCGTGCTCGAAACCGGCAAGAAATTGACCGTCCGCACGGCGCGTCAACTCGTCGAGAAGGGCCTCAAGTTCCTCAAGGTGCTGAATGAGGATCTGCACGGCCAATATATCGCGTCGGATCTCTATAATCCGTCGACCGGCGAAATTTTCGCCGAGGCGGGCGACGAGATCACCGCGAAATCATTGGTCGCCTTGATCGATGCGGGTTTCGACGAATTGCCGATCCTCGATATCGATCACATCAATATCGGCCCCTATATCCGCAACACGCTTGCCGTCGACAAGAACAGCTCGCGGGAAGAGGCTCTGTTCGACATCTACCGTGTCATGCGCCCCGGCGAGCCGCCGACGCTCGATACGGCGGAAGCCATGTTCCATTCGCTGTTCTTCGATCCGGAGCGCTATGACCTTTCGGCGGTCGGGCGCGTCAAGATGAACATGCGCATGGATCTCGATGCGGCCGACACCGTGCGGACCTTGCGCAAGGAAGACATCATCGCGGTGGTGCGTGCGCTTGTCGATCTGCGCGACGGCCGCGGCGAGATCGACGATATCGACCATCTCGGCAACCGCCGCGTGCGGTCGGTCGGCGAATTGATGGAAAATCAATATCGCCTTGGTCTGCTCCGCATGGAGCGCGCGATCAAGGAGCGCATGTCGTCTGTCGATATCGATACCGTGATGCCGCAGGATTTGATCAATGCGAAGCCGGCGGCGGCGGCGGTGCGCGAGTTCTTCGGCTCGTCGCAGCTCTCGCAATTCATGGATCAGACCAATCCGCTGTCGGAGATCACCCACAAGCGCCGCCTGTCGGCGCTTGGACCGGGCGGCCTCACGCGCGAACGCGCCGGCTTCGAGGTGCGCGACGTGCATCCGACGCATTATGGCCGTATCTGCCCGATCGAGACGCCGGAAGGCCCGAACATCGGTCTGATCAATTCGCTCGCGACCTTCGCGCGCGTCAATAAATATGGCTTCATCGAAGCCCCGTACCGGCGCATCCGCGACGGTCATCTGACCGATGACGTCGTCTATCTGTCGGCGATGGAAGAGGGCAAATATTACGTCGCGCAAGCGAATGTGCTGGTCGACGACAACAAGGCCCTGACCGAGGATCTCATCGTCTGCCGCCATGCCGGCGACGTGATGATGGTTCCGCGTGATCGCGTCGACTTCATGGATGTGTCGCCGAAGCAGTTGGTCTCGGTCGCGGCCGCGCTCATTCCGTTCCTTGAGAACGATGACGCGAACCGCGCTCTGATGGGCTCCAACATGCAGCGTCAGGCGGTGCCGCTCGTCAAGGCGGATGCACCGCTCGTCGGCACAGGCATGGAATCGGTCGTCGCGCGGGACTCAGGTGCTGCGATCGCGGCACGGCGGACAGGTTTCATCGACCAGGTCGATGCGACGCGTATCGTCGTGCGCGCAACGGAAGAGATGGATGCCGGCAAGCCCGGCGTCGATATCTACCGCCTCATGAAGTTCCAGCGTTCGAACCAATCGACCTGCATCAATCAGAAGCCTTTGGTTCGGGTCGGCGATTTCGTGCATAAGGGCGATATCATCGCGGACGGTCCTTCGACCGATCTCGGCGATCTCGCGCTTGGCCGCAATGTGCTCGTCGCCTTCATGCCGTGGAACGGCTACAACTTCGAGGATTCGATCCTTCTGAACGAGCGTATCGTCAAGGACGACGTCTTCACCTCGATCCATATCGATGAATTCGAGGTGATGGCGCGCGACACCAAGCTCGGGCCGGAGGAAATCACGCGCGACATTCCGAACGTTTCGGAAGAGGCGCTGAAGAACCTCGACGAAGCGGGCATCGTCTATATCGGCGCCGAAGTGCAGGCGGGCGATATTCTCGTCGGCAAGATCACGCCGAAGGGCGAAAGCCCGATGACGCCGGAAGAAAAGCTTCTGCGCGCCATCTTCGGCGAGAAGGCCTCGGACGTGCGCGACACGTCGCTGCGCGTGCCGCCGGGTGTCCAGGGCACGATCGTGGAAGTGCGCGTCTTCAACCGCCATGGTGTGGAAAAGGACGAGCGCGCCCAGGCGATCGAGCGCGAGGAGATCGAGCGTCTCGCGAAGGACCGCGACGACGAGCTCGCGATCCTCGACCGCAACGTCTACACGCGTCTCTCCGAAGTGCTCTTCGGCAAGAAGGCGGTCGCGGGCCCCAAGGGCTTCAAGAAGGACACGGTTCTTTCGAAGGAGATCCTCGACGGCTATCCGCGCTCGCAATGGTGGACCTTCGCCATCGAAGACGACAAGCTCATGGCCGAGATCGAAGCCATGCGCAAGCAGTATGACGAAGCCAAAAAGGGTCTCGAAAGCCGCTTCCTCGACAAGGTCGAAAAGCTACAGCGCGGCGATGAACTGCCGCCCGGCGTGATGAAGATGGTCAAAGTCTTCGTCGCCGTGAAGCGCAAGATCCAGCCGGGCGACAAGATGGCCGGCCGTCACGGCAACAAGGGTGTCGTCTCGAAGATCGTACCGCAGGAAGACATGCCCTTCCTCGCGGACGGTCAGCCTGTCGATATCGTCTTGAACCCGCTCGGCGTGCCAAGCCGCATGAATGTCGGGCAGATCCTCGAGACGCATCTTGGCTGGGCCTGCGCCGGTCTCGGCAAGCAGGTTGCGGAGACGGTGAACTCCTACATGAGGAATAAAGATACGCAGCCTTTGCGCAGCAAGCTGATCGAGATCTACGGCGACAAGGATAAGCAGCCGATCGAAGATCTCGATGAGACGACATTGCTCGAAGTCGGCGAGAATCTGATGCGCGGCGTTCCGATCGCAACCCCCGTCTTCGACGGGGCGCGCGAAAAGGACATCGTCGAGATGTTGGGGAAGGCCGGGCTCGACTCGTCCGGCCAGGTGACGCTCTTCGATGGACGCACGGGTGAGTCTTTCGATCGTAAGGTGACTGTCGGCTACATCTATATTTTGAAGCTGCATCACCTCGTCGACGATAAGATCCATGCGCGCTCAATCGGGCCCTACAGCCTCGTCACGCAGCAGCCTCTGGGCGGCAAGGCGCAGTTCGGCGGCCAGCGCTTCGGCGAAATGGAGGTCTGGGCGCTCGAGGCCTATGGCGCGGCCTATACGCTGCAGGAAATGTTGACGGTGAAATCCGACGACGTGGCCGGCCGTACCAAGGTCTATGAATCGATCGTGCGCGGCGACGACACATTTGAGTCCGGCATTCCGGAAAGCTTCAATGTGCTGGTCAAGGAAATGCGGTCATTGTGTCTCAACGTCGAGCTCAATTCCGCGATCGCGCCCGTCAACCCGCTGCCCCCGGTCGAGGCGGCGGAATAG
- the rpoC gene encoding DNA-directed RNA polymerase subunit beta', with the protein MNQEVMNLFNPVVQPQAFDQIQISIASPEKILSWSFGEIKKPETINYRTFKPERDGLFCARIFGPIKDYECLCGKYKRMKYKGVICEKCGVEVTLSRVRRERMGHISLAAPVAHIWFLKSLPSRIGLLLDMALKDLERILYFESYIVLDPGLTPLKDRQLLNEEEYLRAQDDYGQDSFTALIGAEAIREILRNMDLARIAEQLKVEISEATTELKPRKLAKRLKIIEAFMHSGNKPEWMILTEVPVIPPDLRPLVPLDGGRFATSDLNDLYRRVINRNNRLKRLIELRAPDIIIRNEKRMLQEAVDALFDNGRRGRVITGANKRPLKSLADMLKGKQGRFRQNLLGKRVDYSGRSVIVVGPELKLHQCGLPKKMALELFKPFIYSRLDAKGLSATVKQAKKLVEKEKPEVWDILDEVIREHPVMLNRAPTLHRLGIQAFEPKLIEGKAIQLHPLVCSAFNADFDGDQMAVHVPLSLEAQLEARVLMMSTNNILHPANGQPIIVPSQDIVLGLYYVTLMRDGEPGQGMVFANQGEIEHALHAKAITLHSKIKGRAWTYDENGNRVSKIFDTTPGRLILGQLMPDHKKIPFDVVNKLMTKKEISNMIDVVYRNCGQKETVIFCDRIMALGFREAFKAGISFGKDDMVVPETKPAIIEATTALAKEYEQQYNDGLITQGEKYNKVVDAWAKCSDKLAEEMMARISAVHKDDNGRDKPINSIYMMSHSGARGSPTQMKQLAAMRGLMAKPSGEIIESPIISNFKEGLTVLEYFNSTHGARKGLADTALKTANSGYLTRRLVDVAQDAIITIPDCGSTGGIRMRAILDAGQVVASLAIRILGRTTAEDLKEQDGTIIVAAGEMIQEWHIDRINAAGIQEVKIRSVLTCEAKNGVCATCYGRDLARGTPVNMGEAVGVIAAQSIGEPGTQLTMRTFHIGGAAQIADSSFLESNFDGTVKIRNRHLARNTDGDLMVMARNVAVVIEGPDGVERAVHRVQYGARMKVDEGDKVKRGQRIAEWDPYTRPILTEVDGKIGFEDLVEGSSMTETIDEATGIAKRMVIDYRLNQRSATLKPAIVIKGKDGKILKVQRGGDARYTLPVDSIIGVDPEGGVKAGDIIARISMESAKTRDITGGLPRVAELFEARRPKDHAIIAEISGTVQFGRDYKNKTRIAIVPHEEGGDPVEYLIPKGKHIHLQDGDIVEKGDYIVDGNPAPHDILAIKGVEELAAYLVNEIQEVYRLQGVSINDKHIEVIVRQMLQKVDITDPGDTEFLIGEQVDQTELEEANAKCIEEGLKPGVGTPVLLGITKASLQTRSFISAASFQETTRVLTEAAVNGKADTLEGLKENVIVGRLIPAGTGAAMAKLRRVAAMRDEMILAQKAESSGEPAAPVPQLAAPAKPSRATAKSGS; encoded by the coding sequence ATGAATCAAGAAGTCATGAATCTCTTCAATCCGGTGGTGCAACCCCAAGCTTTCGATCAGATCCAGATTTCGATCGCGAGCCCGGAGAAGATTCTGTCTTGGTCCTTTGGTGAGATCAAGAAGCCTGAGACGATCAATTACCGCACGTTCAAGCCGGAACGCGACGGTCTGTTCTGCGCGCGCATCTTCGGGCCGATCAAGGATTACGAATGCTTGTGCGGCAAGTACAAGCGGATGAAGTACAAGGGCGTCATCTGCGAGAAGTGCGGCGTCGAAGTCACGCTGTCGCGCGTCCGGCGCGAGCGGATGGGCCATATTTCGCTCGCGGCCCCCGTCGCCCATATCTGGTTCTTGAAGTCGCTGCCCTCGCGCATCGGCCTTCTCCTCGATATGGCGCTGAAGGATCTCGAACGGATTCTCTATTTCGAATCCTATATCGTTCTCGATCCGGGCCTGACGCCTCTGAAGGACCGCCAGCTTTTGAACGAGGAGGAATACCTCCGTGCTCAGGATGACTACGGCCAGGATTCCTTCACTGCCTTGATTGGCGCCGAGGCGATCCGCGAGATCCTGCGCAACATGGATCTAGCCCGCATCGCCGAGCAGCTCAAGGTTGAGATCTCCGAGGCGACCACGGAATTGAAGCCGCGCAAGCTCGCCAAGCGCCTGAAGATCATCGAGGCCTTCATGCACTCCGGCAATAAGCCGGAATGGATGATCCTGACCGAAGTGCCGGTGATCCCGCCGGATCTGCGTCCGCTCGTGCCGCTTGACGGCGGCCGTTTCGCGACATCGGATCTGAACGATCTCTATCGCCGCGTCATCAACCGCAACAATCGTCTGAAGCGGCTGATCGAGCTGCGCGCGCCGGATATCATCATCCGCAACGAGAAGCGCATGCTTCAAGAGGCGGTGGACGCGCTCTTCGACAACGGCCGCCGCGGCCGCGTCATCACCGGCGCCAACAAGCGGCCGTTGAAGTCGCTCGCCGACATGTTGAAAGGCAAGCAGGGCCGTTTCCGGCAGAACCTGCTCGGCAAGCGTGTCGATTATTCCGGCCGCTCGGTCATCGTCGTCGGTCCGGAGCTGAAGCTGCATCAATGCGGCCTGCCGAAGAAAATGGCGCTCGAACTCTTCAAGCCCTTCATCTATTCGCGTCTCGACGCGAAGGGTCTGTCGGCGACCGTGAAGCAGGCAAAGAAGCTGGTCGAAAAGGAAAAGCCGGAGGTTTGGGATATCCTCGATGAGGTCATCCGCGAACATCCGGTGATGCTGAACCGCGCGCCGACCTTGCATCGTCTTGGCATTCAGGCTTTCGAGCCGAAGCTGATCGAAGGCAAGGCGATCCAATTGCATCCGCTCGTCTGCTCCGCCTTCAACGCGGATTTCGACGGCGATCAAATGGCCGTGCATGTGCCTCTGTCGCTCGAGGCACAGCTGGAAGCGCGCGTGTTGATGATGTCGACGAACAACATCCTGCATCCGGCGAATGGTCAGCCGATCATCGTGCCGTCGCAGGATATCGTGCTCGGCCTCTATTATGTGACGCTGATGCGCGACGGTGAGCCGGGGCAGGGCATGGTCTTTGCCAACCAAGGCGAGATCGAACATGCCTTGCATGCGAAGGCGATCACCCTGCACAGCAAGATCAAGGGCCGTGCCTGGACCTATGATGAGAACGGCAATCGCGTGTCGAAGATTTTCGACACGACGCCCGGCCGTCTCATCCTCGGCCAGCTCATGCCCGATCATAAGAAGATCCCCTTCGATGTCGTCAACAAGCTGATGACGAAGAAGGAAATCTCGAACATGATCGACGTCGTCTACCGCAATTGCGGTCAGAAGGAGACGGTCATTTTCTGCGACCGGATCATGGCGCTCGGCTTCCGCGAAGCCTTCAAGGCCGGCATTTCCTTCGGCAAGGACGACATGGTCGTGCCGGAAACCAAGCCTGCCATCATCGAGGCGACCACGGCGCTCGCCAAGGAATATGAGCAGCAATATAATGACGGTCTCATCACCCAAGGCGAGAAATATAACAAGGTCGTCGATGCCTGGGCCAAATGTTCCGACAAGCTCGCTGAAGAGATGATGGCGCGTATTTCGGCCGTCCATAAGGACGATAATGGCCGCGATAAGCCGATCAACTCGATCTATATGATGTCGCATTCCGGCGCGCGTGGGTCGCCCACGCAGATGAAGCAGCTCGCCGCCATGCGCGGCCTGATGGCCAAGCCGTCGGGTGAAATCATCGAGAGCCCGATCATCTCGAACTTCAAGGAAGGTCTGACCGTTCTTGAATATTTCAACTCGACCCATGGCGCGCGTAAAGGTCTCGCCGACACGGCATTGAAGACGGCCAACTCAGGCTATCTGACACGCCGCCTCGTCGACGTGGCGCAGGATGCGATCATCACGATTCCTGATTGCGGCTCGACGGGCGGCATCCGCATGCGCGCCATCCTCGACGCGGGTCAGGTCGTGGCCTCGCTCGCCATCCGTATTCTCGGCCGTACGACGGCTGAGGATCTGAAGGAACAGGACGGCACGATCATCGTCGCCGCCGGCGAGATGATCCAGGAATGGCATATCGATCGGATCAACGCCGCCGGCATTCAGGAGGTGAAGATCCGCTCGGTCTTGACCTGCGAGGCCAAGAACGGCGTCTGCGCCACCTGTTACGGGCGCGATCTCGCACGAGGCACGCCGGTCAACATGGGCGAGGCGGTGGGTGTCATCGCCGCGCAATCGATCGGCGAACCGGGTACGCAGCTCACGATGCGCACCTTCCACATCGGCGGCGCGGCGCAGATCGCGGATTCGTCGTTCCTCGAAAGCAATTTCGATGGCACGGTGAAGATCCGCAACCGGCATCTGGCGCGCAATACCGATGGCGACCTGATGGTGATGGCGCGCAATGTCGCGGTCGTCATCGAAGGGCCGGACGGTGTCGAGCGGGCGGTCCATCGCGTCCAATACGGTGCGCGCATGAAGGTCGACGAGGGCGACAAGGTCAAGCGCGGCCAGCGCATCGCGGAGTGGGATCCCTATACGCGGCCGATCCTGACCGAGGTCGACGGCAAGATCGGTTTCGAGGATCTTGTCGAAGGCTCGTCCATGACCGAAACCATCGACGAGGCGACGGGTATCGCCAAGCGCATGGTCATCGATTACCGCCTCAACCAGCGGTCCGCGACGTTGAAACCGGCGATCGTGATCAAGGGCAAGGATGGCAAGATCCTGAAGGTCCAGCGCGGCGGCGATGCGCGATACACCTTGCCGGTCGATTCCATCATCGGCGTCGATCCGGAAGGCGGCGTGAAAGCGGGCGACATCATCGCGCGTATCTCGATGGAATCGGCGAAGACCCGCGACATCACTGGCGGTCTGCCGCGCGTCGCGGAACTCTTCGAAGCGCGGCGTCCGAAGGATCACGCGATCATCGCGGAAATCTCTGGCACTGTGCAATTCGGCCGCGACTACAAGAACAAGACCCGCATCGCGATCGTGCCGCATGAGGAAGGCGGCGATCCCGTCGAATATTTGATTCCGAAGGGCAAGCACATCCATCTTCAGGATGGCGATATCGTTGAGAAGGGCGATTATATCGTCGACGGTAATCCGGCGCCCCACGACATTCTGGCGATCAAGGGCGTGGAGGAGCTCGCGGCTTATCTCGTCAATGAAATCCAGGAAGTCTACCGGCTCCAGGGCGTCAGCATCAACGATAAGCACATCGAGGTCATCGTCCGGCAGATGTTGCAGAAAGTCGATATTACCGATCCCGGCGATACCGAATTTCTCATCGGTGAGCAGGTCGATCAGACGGAGCTCGAAGAGGCCAACGCCAAATGTATCGAAGAAGGGCTCAAGCCCGGCGTCGGCACACCGGTTCTGCTCGGCATCACCAAGGCTTCGCTGCAGACGCGGTCCTTCATTTCGGCGGCCTCCTTCCAGGAGACGACCCGCGTCCTTACGGAAGCGGCCGTCAACGGCAAGGCGGATACGCTCGAAGGCTTGAAGGAAAACGTCATCGTCGGCCGGCTCATCCCGGCCGGCACCGGCGCCGCCATGGCGAAACTGCGCCGGGTCGCGGCCATGCGCGACGAGATGATCCTCGCGCAGAAGGCCGAGTCCTCGGGGGAACCCGCGGCACCCGTGCCGCAACTGGCTGCCCCCGCCAAGCCGAGCCGCGCGACGGCGAAGTCGGGCAGCTGA